The genomic region TGCGGCCTACTCATGCTCTATCGCGGCTATTTCACCAGCCTCGGTTGGTAATTTCCCTTTCTGTGTATTCCGCGTATTCTGTGGTTTTATAATCCCCTACTTCTCCCTCATCACCCAAACTCCCGTCCAATCATCCGGCGGCGGCTCCGCCTTCAATTTCCGACACCGCTCCGCATACACCAGGCATATACGATCTTCCTTGTTCAATTCATACGCGCTCTCAAACGCCTGCAACGCCTTGTCCCAATCTCCCCGTCGATACAGCATCAGCCCTCGATTAAAATTCTCCACCACCGCGTCCATGTTCGGAAACGTTTCTGCCGTGTGAAAATCCAGCACCTCATACACCGCCACCGGTTCGCTCTTGCCCTTCACGACGACTCGATCCACCTCTCGCAGCCGATACTTCCCCCGCAACTTACGCATCGTGAATTCACTGATCAATATCTGTGCGTGATACTGCTTGCACGCGCTCTCCAGCCGCGCCGCGAGGTTCACACCATCACCGATCATCGTGTAATCCTGTCTCCGCGCCGACCCGATCGGCCCCGCCACCACTCGATCCGTGTTCAGTCCAATGCCAATCTCAATCGGCCTTTCTCCTCTTTCAATCCGCCCTTTGTTAAAACGCTCCAGTTCCCGGATCATCTCGATCGCCGCCCTCATCCCGCGATCCTCATCATCCTCATGCGCTACCAGCGTTCCAAACCCAGCCATCAGCGCATCCCCGATGAATTTATCCAACATCCCGCCCTCGCGCTGGATGCACTCCACCATGATCTCAAAATATTCGTTCAACAGATTCACCGTCCCCTGCGCCCCCAACTTTTCTGTCAGACTCGTGAAGTTGCGAATATCTGCGAACAATACTGTCACCACCGCATTACGTCCTTCATCAATATTGCCACCACCAGCAAGAAGTTTGTCCGCCAGCGCCGGGTCCATGTAACGCGTCATCGTGGACTTCATCCGCTTCTCCGAACTGATGTCCTCGATCATCAACATTGTGCCCAGCCGCTTATGCTCCATGTTGAAAAGCGGCAACACCGTGGCATTCACTGAACGCACCTCGCCCTGGCGCGTGAGTTCAGCATCCACTGCAGTTTCCACCGCCTCCGTCTTTTCCACTCGCTCGATCTTCTCCAGTAACCAGTTGTTCTGCGTGGTGAAGAAATCCGCTGCAGCTTTCCCCAACGTCTCCCGCGCCTCCGTCCCCAGAATGCGATACCCCGCCCGGTTGCACGTGATGATGCGCCCGCCATCGTCCAGCGTGATCACCCCATTAGACATACTCTCCAGCATGCTCTCATTGTAATTCTTCATGCTCTGGATATCCGCGAAGAGCTTCGCATTTTCCAAAGCCAGCGAGATGCGCGCACTGAACGCCCGTAATCTCGTTTCATCCTCCGTAGTGAAGACCCCGCCCGTCTTGTTCAGCGCCTGCACCGCCCCGATCGCCTTGCCCTGCTTGTTGATCACCGGCACACACAGGATGCTACGCGTAAAATAACCTGTCTTCTTGTCAAAACCCGGATTGAACCGCAGATCCGCATAGGCATACGGAATATTGATCGATTTCCCTGAGATGAACACCGCTCCTGCAATGCCCAAATGATCCGGAAAACGTATCTGCGTACTGTTCAGTCCGGTGCCCACCTCCGACCACAATTCACCCGTCTTGTCATCGTGCAGAAACAACGTCGCGCGATCCGCCTTCAACATGCGCCTCGCCTCGCCCATGATCTTCTGCAGCAGCGGGCCAAGCTCCAGTTCCGATGCTACATCCGAGACGACATCCAAAAACTCCAATTCCTGCGCTCGGGAACGCTGCAATCGCTCTGATTGCTGATGACTCTGCAACGTGATCGCCGCCTGCCCTGTGATGGCTTCCAGCAAGCCTAGATCAAACTCCGTGAACTGGCCTTCCTTGCGATTCAACATCTGCATCACCCCGATGACCTCACCCTTGGCCGTCTTCACCGGTGCCGCCAGCATGCTCCGCGTACGAAAGCCCGTCTGTTTGTCGAAGGTGCGATCAAACCGCTCATCCGCATACGCATCCTGGATGATCACCCCTTCTCCATGCGAATAGACGAAACCAGCGACACCATGTGTGTTCAGCAGCCGTATCTCCCGGCTCACATTTCCCAACGCCACGCGCGAATACAATTCATCCGTCTGCGGATCGTTTAGAAAAAGCGTGCCCCGTTCCGCCCCTGTCTGCTCCACACTCAATCGCACCAGCACTTGCAGCACTTCATCCAGCGTCTCAATGACCGAGACTTGCTGGCTGATGCTCAGCAGCATCTCCAGATGCCGCAACCGGTCCTCGGAGTTCAC from Verrucomicrobiia bacterium harbors:
- a CDS encoding GAF domain-containing protein, producing MGKAKGKKQPVIAGLEGIVNSEDRLRHLEMLLSISQQVSVIETLDEVLQVLVRLSVEQTGAERGTLFLNDPQTDELYSRVALGNVSREIRLLNTHGVAGFVYSHGEGVIIQDAYADERFDRTFDKQTGFRTRSMLAAPVKTAKGEVIGVMQMLNRKEGQFTEFDLGLLEAITGQAAITLQSHQQSERLQRSRAQELEFLDVVSDVASELELGPLLQKIMGEARRMLKADRATLFLHDDKTGELWSEVGTGLNSTQIRFPDHLGIAGAVFISGKSINIPYAYADLRFNPGFDKKTGYFTRSILCVPVINKQGKAIGAVQALNKTGGVFTTEDETRLRAFSARISLALENAKLFADIQSMKNYNESMLESMSNGVITLDDGGRIITCNRAGYRILGTEARETLGKAAADFFTTQNNWLLEKIERVEKTEAVETAVDAELTRQGEVRSVNATVLPLFNMEHKRLGTMLMIEDISSEKRMKSTMTRYMDPALADKLLAGGGNIDEGRNAVVTVLFADIRNFTSLTEKLGAQGTVNLLNEYFEIMVECIQREGGMLDKFIGDALMAGFGTLVAHEDDEDRGMRAAIEMIRELERFNKGRIERGERPIEIGIGLNTDRVVAGPIGSARRQDYTMIGDGVNLAARLESACKQYHAQILISEFTMRKLRGKYRLREVDRVVVKGKSEPVAVYEVLDFHTAETFPNMDAVVENFNRGLMLYRRGDWDKALQAFESAYELNKEDRICLVYAERCRKLKAEPPPDDWTGVWVMREK